The stretch of DNA TTATCATACAGACTGCGGTCTTCAGAGCCATAACCGAGAGCGGTAATATAATTGGTCAGAGCATCGATCCAGACATAGACTACATGCTTCTCGTCGCCTTTGACCTTAACGCCCCAGTCAAACGTAGTGCGGGATACCGCCAGGTCTTCAAGGCCCGGCTTGATGAAGTTGTTGATCATTTCATTCTTGCGGGATTCCGGCTGGATAAAATCCGGGTTCTCCTCGTAATACTGCAGCAGCCGATCCGCGTATTTGCTCATTTTGAAGAAATAGCTTTCTTCCTTCACCAGTTCCACGGGATGTCCGCTGTCCGGGCTTTTGCCGCCGATAATTTTGCCGTCCGCATCGCGAACGATATCCATAAGCTGCGTCTCCGTGTAAAAAGTTTCGTCCGAAATGCTGTACCAGCCTTCATACTCGCCTTTATAAATATCTCCCTGCTGGAGCAGCCGGTCGAAAATGTCCTGGACGACTTTTTTATGCCGTTCTTCCGTCGTGCGAATGAAATCGTCATTGGAGATGTCAAGCTTGCGCCATAAATCTTTGATGCCGACGACGATATCGTCCACGAACTGCTGAGGAGTCTTGCCTGCTTCCTCAGCCTTCCGTTCAATCTTCTGGCCGTGCTCGTCCGTACCCGTCAAATAGCGGACTTCATACCCGCGGAGCCGCTTGTAGCGCGCCATTGCATCGCCGGCAACCGTCGAATACGCGTGGCCGATATGCAGCTTATCACTCGGGTAATAGATTGGCGTTGTTAAATAAAAAGTGTTCTCCTGACTCATTTCCGTCATCCTTTCTTTTCTTGCAGCCGCAGCCGCACTGCCGGTGCACCCGGTCGGTTCCATGACACGATGCTTTCTTATTTCAAGCACCTGTGGAGCGCCGCACCTGTTCTTAAATGTTTTTGCCCGCAAAAAAACTCCCGCCCCCATATGGGGCGAGAGTTGTCTCACGCGTTACCACCCAAAGTTCCCCGGCCCCTCACGGAGCACGGACTTATTCAGTTCCCGCTGTGGGAACTGCCCATTAACGCTGGTCACGCCGCAGGCTTACGCGGAGGCTGGATGCAGCCTCAGATCGCTCGCGAGCGGTTCCTCCCGGACCATCTTCCATCTGACGTTCCAGACCGGCTTGCACCTGCCCCGGCTCTCTGTACTGGCGTCCCGATGTACTCATCCATTCGTCGGAAATACATTTATTATTGAAAATATAACCAATATAGCTCACCAATGTCAAGTAGGGCGTGCAGCTTCCTGGCTGGAAATCTTCTCTTGCACCGGAGGAACCGGATCAAGACCACCCGGATGAAAAGGATGGCACCGGGCGATCCGCTTGGCGGCAAGCCAGGAGCCCTTAAGAGGACCGTGCACTTCCACCGCTTCGAGCGCATACGCCGAGCAGGTCGGATAAAACCGGCAGGTAGCCGGCTTTAGCGGAGAGATGAACTTGCGGTAAACTTTGATTGGTGCTTGTACCGCTGTTCGTCCGATTCCCATAACTATTTCCCCTCTTCTCCGCGAGCCGCTTTATCCTCCAAGCCGGCCTCCTCACATTCCCTACAGTACCCGAACACTTCGAATTTATGCTTCACAACCCGAAATTGATCGGGCGTATCTGTCATATTCATCGGGCAGAAGGAAATGGGATACGTCTTCTGGCACTGCAAACATATCATATGATGGTGGTGATGGTCCTGACTGCAGTTGGCTTTAAATTTAATGCCGTCCTCAAAGACGATCTGCTCCAGCACGCCCATCTCTTCCATTACCCGCAGGTTGCGGTAGACCGTATCAAAGCTGAGCCCGCTGTACTTGCGTTCCATATGTTTATATACATCCTTGGCGGACAAATACCCCGTACTCTCGCCGAATAATTTGGCAAGCGTCTTGCGCTGGTCGGTGATTCGCAGTCCCTGCTCCGACATGGCTTCTAGTATTTCTTCTGTCGACAGCATAAGCTCATCTCCCAAAAGTAAAGGTTCAAGGTAAATAACCCCTCTTTTAATAATGCCCCAAAAATATGACGCCGTCAATGAAGCTCAGCTCACCGTCGGATTATGGGATTTTCTTCAAAAAAATTCCCGGCAAGCCGCTTTAACACGGGCTTTGCCGGGAAGATTTATATAATGCCCAGACGTTTTGGTTATTGTGCCTTCTGAGCCGGAAGCGGCATGAACAGCAGATTAACCGGCAAATTGCTTCCGGAAGCTGCGGTGAACATGATTTCTACCGTCTGCTCAAGATTACCGGTGCGGTACAGCACGCTGTTCTGGTTCGGCGCGTCAACGGCGCCCGCATTTGGAGCCTGAATGATGCCGCCATTTACCAGAAGCGGTCCCTGATATTTCCCGCCGCGCGGATTGAGCGTGATCAGCGTATTGGGAGCGACCCGGGTCAGAGTAATTTTGTAGACGACGCCGAAGTTGCCTGCGTTGGAAGCTACCGTACCCGTAAGCGCGTCCGTTCCCGGAAGATTTGGGTCGCTGTTGTTATCCCCGATCACCAATCTCGAAGGTGTCGCGCCTACCGGATCGGTTACCGTGATAATGCGGTTCGCATCCGAATATGTCCCGCGGTTATGTACACCGTCGCGATCCAGGTAACCAAGAGTTGGCAATGTAAGCAGCGGGTCCTTGGTAGCGTCAATCATGATTACGGAATATTTTACCGGGTAATCGCTGAATACATCGGACATGAGTGAAATAATCTGGCCCGGTTTCATCGTCACATTATTAATTGTGGTAAGAACCGCTTTGCTTTCTCCAGGCTGCAAGGTTACATTGCTATAAGCACTGCTTGACTGGATGGATTGAAAATACGTTTCGATAGACTTTTTGCCTGTTGCCGTAGGAATATCAAGCGGACCGCCAAAACCGGAACGCTGCGTTGTAATGGTAGCAGGATAAATGTTGTTGTTCGTTGCAATGACGTACATCTTCATGTTCGTCGACATCGAATTCTTATGGTGAACCATCAACCGGGTATCCCCCATCGCTGTCTCCTGATAGACAATACCTTCAGAATATACTGTTTCGGGGCTGTTGCTGCGGATCAGCGTCACGGGCTCGGAACCCGTAGTATAGGCGATCTTGCTCCAACTCGGTATTTCGCTTCCGTTGATCGTATAAATATCCCCCAGTGGCACGAAGAGTTTGTTGAAGTCCTCCTGGCTGTACAGCACTTCGTTGGTAATATTGATCGTCTTCTCGAAAGTGCTGCTGAGACCATGGGTATCGGTAACTGTCAGTTGAATAGAGACGGGACCAGGATTAAAGAAAGCCAGCGCCCGATTGGACCATGATTCCGTAAGCTGATCGCCGTCCGGGTCGGTACTGATATTCGTGATGGTGACTGGCTCACCCATCTTGTATTCGTCTTTATTAGTCGTAAACTGCGCCACCGGCGGCTGATTCGGCTTGAGAACGTTAATGGTTACCGAATACGGGTCACTCCACTGGCCGTTGGAATCCATAACTGAATAACTGACTGTATAATAGCCAGGCTGTTCAAAAATGTCCTGCCGTCCTTCCCAGCGCTCGTTGACAATCGTCGCACCGTTCGAGGCTGTACTGCTTGTCACATAATTAACAGTCGTTTCTCCCGCAAAAATCTCTGCTGGCTGTACCGTAAAGGAAGCTTTAGGCTTCGTCTGCAAAGTCAGGATGACACGCTTCTGCACGTTATCCACCGTATATGGGATTCCAAGCGCCTGAGTAATCGAGGTCAGCGGAACCATAAAGGTGTTTTTGTATTGGTAGGCTGGGCCTTTCATCGTTGTCGCCCTGCCGTTCACCGTATAAATCTTACTGTTTGTCTTGAAACGGAGCTCATTGCCGTCCTTCATGATAATCGTTTCTTTAGTCGCACCATTGTAGGTCAATTTCAGGCCCACGCGCTCCACCATAGCCCGAATAGCCACATTAGATACGCCATTCTTCACGGCCATTGGCTGGCCCGCCAAATATTGGACGCCATTCAGATACATCTTGTTGCTGTTCATCATCAGAACAAGCTGTCCCGCACCGGCGACACTAGCAGGAATCGGTACTGGCGAAGTTGCGGTCGGCTGAGGTGTGGCTAACGGTGACCCGGAGGCTGACGGTTGCGGAGTTACACCAGGCTGTTCCACCGCCGGCGATCCTTCCACGGTAGATGACGGCAAGGCCGAAGCGCTCGGCGATGCCGTTGGAGACGGCGACGTTGTTGGCGCTGGTGACACCGTTCCGGTAATCGCCGTAGCTGCAGCGGCTACTTTCGGCGAAGCAGAGGATACAGTATTGGCGACTGCGGACTTTGCTGCCGTCCCAGCCGGTATCTGTGTTGCGGATTCAGCAAATGCCGGAATTGCCGAGGCGGCTTGCGCCACCGTAAGTACAGCTATTAATGCCAATTTTCTAACGTTCATTAGTATGACTCCTTCTACTCCCTTTTTTGTAAAAATAAGAACTTGGATGGCGTGAACTCCGCCTATCTCTGATATTCCAGTCAAAAACACAGCCGCCTCAGGCGGCTAACGCTTTTGTCATGGCTTCCCCAAAACAAAACATAGTATTAGACGCAAACCCAGGCAAAAAGTTTCAGCAAAATGGAGAATATTTGCAAAAAGACATAAATTTCTTCCTGAAAAAGAATTAGTATAGTTCATATTGCTATCCCGAATTCGGAAATTTCGGAGAACTGCTACTTCTTCTATGTACTGTGCCGCCAAATTCATCAGTTGGCCATTCATTCTCTTTACTCTGTCACACCTACTGACAGTTGTTTCAGTAAAGCATCCATAAGCAGACGGTTCCGGATGTGAACACCGAAATCCTTAGTACGGTACCCAAGGTAACTTTTAATGGATCTCTCAGATTCCAGAGCGCTCGCACTTGTGGCTTCCCCCGCTCTAATCAAAATCATGGTATCCGGTAAGAGCAGAAACTCATCCCAATTTCCCAGGAAATCAAATGAAGGTTCGTGAGGCGATCTCCTAAGCATTCTCTAATCATGAAAAAAAGCCGCTTCATCTTCCGAAGAATATCGGACGGTGGAAGCAGCTTTTATTGTGCTCGGATGAATGACTCTCATTCGTTATTAATAATCGGAACCTCGCTCCGGAATCCCGATTTATATTCAGTAATGAAATAATTTTATACAAGAGCTGTCTGCTTGCGGCCTTCCTCGATAAGCTGGTAAGCTCGCTGCACTTCTTCATCGGAAGGACTTGGCACACCTTCAAGTTCGTAAGGCTTGCCAAGCATTTCCCACTTGTAGACCCCCATTTGATGATACGGCAAAATCTCGAACTTCTCTACACCATTCAACGTTCCGATAAAGCGTCCCAGATTAAGCAGATCTTCTTCCTTGTCATGAATTCCAGGTACATAGACAAGACGAACCCACATCTTGCGTCCATGATCCGATAACCAACGAGCCAACTTTAATGTACGCTCATTCGACTTACCAGTCAGCTTGAGATGAGCCTCCTCATCGATATGCTTGAGATCCAGAAGCACAAGATCCGTTACGTTTAGGAGATCCGTAATTTTATCTCCTTCGTTATATCCATTGGAATCCAGAGTCGTATGCAGATTCCAACGTTTCTTCACCTCGGTGAACAGCTGCTCCACGAACTTTGCCTGAAGCGTCGGTTCTCCGCCGGATACGGTCAATCCACCACCGGAGGTACGGTAATAATTTAGGTAAGGTTCGATTTCCTTAAGAATCTCTTCCACAGTTACTTCTCTGCCCTCATCTAAAGCCCACGTATCCGGGTTGTGGCAGTATTGACATTTCATTAAACACCCCTGCATAAATAAAATGAAACGGATACCAGGCCCGTCTACGGTTCCGAAGGTTTCCAGAGAGTGGATACGGCCTTTAATCATAGGAGGTCATCCTTTCTTCACGACTGGCTATCAATCAAAAAACTTAAAATTTTAACAATATCAGCACAAGATTTTACCGCCCTTGATCCAAGGGCGGTATCACCTTGCTTGTTACAGCATATTTTAAAGTTTAATACATCTTAGGCAACTTACATCGAACCGTGGAAAGTACGGTTAATAACATCAAGTTGTTGTTCACGAGTCAGCTTGATGAAGTTAACGGCATAACCGGATACGCGGATGGTGAGTTGCGGGTAGTTCTCAGGATGTTCCATAGCGTCCATCAGTTGTTCGCGGTTAAATACGTTAACGTTCAGGTGATGGCCTTTGCTGTGGAAATATCCGTCCATCATGGATACCAGGTTCGATTTACGTCCCTCTTCATCTTTACCCAGTGCCTTAGGTACGATCGAGAAGGTATTGGAAATACCGTCAAGGCTGTCTTCATAAGGCAGTTTAGCTACGGAACTCAGGGAAGCAAGAGCACCCTTCTTGTCGCGTCCGTGCATTGGGTTAGCACCCGGTGCGAAAGGTTCGCCTTTTTTACGTCCGTCAGGCGTAGTACCCGTTTTCTTGCCGTATACAACGTTCGAAGTAATCGTCAGAATCGATTGAGTCGGCAGGGAATCACGATAAGTTTGATGTTTGCGAATCATGTTCATGAAGGATTCAACCAGTTCAACTGCGATGCTGTCAACCGCATCGTCGTTGTTGCCGTAGCAAGGGAATTCGCCTTCGATTTCGAAGTCAATAGCGATACCTTGTTCATTGCGGATTGGTTTAACCTTGGCGTATTTAATAGCGCTCAAGGAGTCGGCAGCAACCGACAGACCAGCGATACCGCAAGCCATCGTACGCAGAATGTCGCGGTCATGCAACGCCATTTCGATACGTTCGTAGGAGTATTTGTCATGCATATAATGGATAACGTTCAGCGTATTGACATAAGTCTTTGCAAGCCATTCCATCATCGGTTTGAAGCGTTTCATAACTTCATTGTAGTCCAGAACTTCGGAAGTAACACGCGGGAATTCAGGTCCTACTTGAGCGCCGGACTTTTCATCCACACCACCGTTGATTGCATACAGCAGAGCTTTTGCCAGGTTAGCGCGAGCGCCGAAGAACTGCATTTGTTTACCGATGCGCATTGCGGATACGCAGCAAGCAATACCATAGTCATCGCCGTAAATCGGACGCATCAGATCATCATTTTCGTATTGAATCGAGCTGGTCTCGATGGATACTTTGGCGCAATATTTCTTGAATCCTTCAGGAAGCTTCTCGGACCACAGAACAGTCAGGTTTGGTTCCGGAGCCGGTCCCAGGTTGTACAGTGTATGCAGGAAGCGGAAGCTGTTCTTAGTGACGCGAGTTCTGCCGTCAACGGACATGCCGCCAATGGATTCCGTAACCCAAGTTGGGTCACCGGAGAACAGATCGTTGTATTCAGGCGTACGCAGGAATTTAACGATACGCAGTTTCATAACGAAATGATCAACCAGTTCTTGAGCTGTTTCTTCAGTCAGTGTACCTTCTTCAACGTCACGTTGCACGTAGATATCCAGGAAGGAGGATACACGGCCCAAAGACATAGCCGCACCATTTTGTTCCTTGATGGCAGCCAAGTAGCCGAAGTATACCCATTGGAAAGCTTCTTTGGCGTTGTTCGCAGGTTTGGAAATATCAAATCCGTGCGCGGCAGCCATTTCTTTCAGTTCACTCAGAGCGCGGATTTGCTCCGACAGCTCTTCGCGGAGACGAATGACACTTTCGCTCATGGAATCCACTTCAAGGTTAAGTTGTTCTTGTTTCTTTTCCTTGATTAGGAAGTCAATACCGTACAGAGCAACGCGGCGGTAATCACCAATGATACGGCCACGACCGTAAGCATCCGGAAGACCCGTGATGATACCTGCTTTACGCACAGCTCTCATGTCAGATGTATATGCATCAAATACGCCTTGGTTGTGCGTTTTGCGGATATTCGTAAACATGTCGACAATGCTGCTCGGAAGTTCGAAGCCGTATGCTTTAGTAGCATCGATCATCATCTTGATACCGCCGAACGGTTGGATCGAACGTTTGAAAGGCGCGTCCGTTTGAACGCCTACAATTTGTTCCTTGTCCTTGTCGATGTAGCCAGGTTTGTGAGAAGTGATGGTGGAAACCGTGTTAAGATCAATATCCCACACGCCGCCTCTTTCTCTTTCTTCCTTGCTCAATTGGGAAATAATTTTCCACAATTCGTTAGTGTTGCTAGTTGGACCTACGAGGAACTGTTCGTTGCCTTCATAAGGTTTGATATTCTTGTCAATGAAATCATTGACATTAACCTTCTTAGACCATTTGCCACTTACAAAATTGCGCCACCCCGACTTAATCTCTTGTACTTCTCTTTCAATCACCGACATGCTAATCCCTCCATATATTTATATGATTTGTAGAGATCGCGGGCTTGAAGGTTAATCCCGTGTCTCGTGATCCCATGCTGCTATTTGTAACAAAATTCACATTTGATGTTCAATAACTGGGATCTTATATAAACATCTTAGTTTACTTTCCCGAAGAAAACTGTGACAAATATCACCATATAGCATCTTTTTGGTGATATTTGTCACTTTAACCTCAATCCCAGTTTGAACTGTCAATGAGCTTGTTTCTTTATATATTTTAACCCTGATTTAGACCTAATAATTAGTTGTCAAATCTGCCGTAGAAGGCATTCCGGTATACGTCGGCAAGTTCGCTTACCAGCGGAAGCTTCGGATTGGCAGTTGTACATTGGTCTTCGAATGCGCGGTCTGCCAGGTAGTCTACGCGGGATTCGAAATCCTTCGGATCGAAGCCCAGTTGTTGGAACGATTCTTCGATACCCAGTTTTTTGTTCATATCGCGAATTGCGTTGATCAGGCTATTGACGCCTTCTTCCGTCGTGCGAGCCGGCAGTCCCAGAATACGGGCGATTTCAGCATAGCGCTCGTCAGCCACAAAGTGGGAATATTTCGGGAACGCAGCAAACTTCGAAGGTTTCTTCGCATTGTAACGAATAACGTGCGGC from Paenibacillus sophorae encodes:
- the pflB gene encoding formate C-acetyltransferase, whose product is MSVIEREVQEIKSGWRNFVSGKWSKKVNVNDFIDKNIKPYEGNEQFLVGPTSNTNELWKIISQLSKEERERGGVWDIDLNTVSTITSHKPGYIDKDKEQIVGVQTDAPFKRSIQPFGGIKMMIDATKAYGFELPSSIVDMFTNIRKTHNQGVFDAYTSDMRAVRKAGIITGLPDAYGRGRIIGDYRRVALYGIDFLIKEKKQEQLNLEVDSMSESVIRLREELSEQIRALSELKEMAAAHGFDISKPANNAKEAFQWVYFGYLAAIKEQNGAAMSLGRVSSFLDIYVQRDVEEGTLTEETAQELVDHFVMKLRIVKFLRTPEYNDLFSGDPTWVTESIGGMSVDGRTRVTKNSFRFLHTLYNLGPAPEPNLTVLWSEKLPEGFKKYCAKVSIETSSIQYENDDLMRPIYGDDYGIACCVSAMRIGKQMQFFGARANLAKALLYAINGGVDEKSGAQVGPEFPRVTSEVLDYNEVMKRFKPMMEWLAKTYVNTLNVIHYMHDKYSYERIEMALHDRDILRTMACGIAGLSVAADSLSAIKYAKVKPIRNEQGIAIDFEIEGEFPCYGNNDDAVDSIAVELVESFMNMIRKHQTYRDSLPTQSILTITSNVVYGKKTGTTPDGRKKGEPFAPGANPMHGRDKKGALASLSSVAKLPYEDSLDGISNTFSIVPKALGKDEEGRKSNLVSMMDGYFHSKGHHLNVNVFNREQLMDAMEHPENYPQLTIRVSGYAVNFIKLTREQQLDVINRTFHGSM
- a CDS encoding copper amine oxidase N-terminal domain-containing protein codes for the protein MNVRKLALIAVLTVAQAASAIPAFAESATQIPAGTAAKSAVANTVSSASPKVAAAATAITGTVSPAPTTSPSPTASPSASALPSSTVEGSPAVEQPGVTPQPSASGSPLATPQPTATSPVPIPASVAGAGQLVLMMNSNKMYLNGVQYLAGQPMAVKNGVSNVAIRAMVERVGLKLTYNGATKETIIMKDGNELRFKTNSKIYTVNGRATTMKGPAYQYKNTFMVPLTSITQALGIPYTVDNVQKRVILTLQTKPKASFTVQPAEIFAGETTVNYVTSSTASNGATIVNERWEGRQDIFEQPGYYTVSYSVMDSNGQWSDPYSVTINVLKPNQPPVAQFTTNKDEYKMGEPVTITNISTDPDGDQLTESWSNRALAFFNPGPVSIQLTVTDTHGLSSTFEKTINITNEVLYSQEDFNKLFVPLGDIYTINGSEIPSWSKIAYTTGSEPVTLIRSNSPETVYSEGIVYQETAMGDTRLMVHHKNSMSTNMKMYVIATNNNIYPATITTQRSGFGGPLDIPTATGKKSIETYFQSIQSSSAYSNVTLQPGESKAVLTTINNVTMKPGQIISLMSDVFSDYPVKYSVIMIDATKDPLLTLPTLGYLDRDGVHNRGTYSDANRIITVTDPVGATPSRLVIGDNNSDPNLPGTDALTGTVASNAGNFGVVYKITLTRVAPNTLITLNPRGGKYQGPLLVNGGIIQAPNAGAVDAPNQNSVLYRTGNLEQTVEIMFTAASGSNLPVNLLFMPLPAQKAQ
- a CDS encoding Fur family transcriptional regulator gives rise to the protein MLSTEEILEAMSEQGLRITDQRKTLAKLFGESTGYLSAKDVYKHMERKYSGLSFDTVYRNLRVMEEMGVLEQIVFEDGIKFKANCSQDHHHHHMICLQCQKTYPISFCPMNMTDTPDQFRVVKHKFEVFGYCRECEEAGLEDKAARGEEGK
- the pflA gene encoding pyruvate formate-lyase-activating protein; protein product: MIKGRIHSLETFGTVDGPGIRFILFMQGCLMKCQYCHNPDTWALDEGREVTVEEILKEIEPYLNYYRTSGGGLTVSGGEPTLQAKFVEQLFTEVKKRWNLHTTLDSNGYNEGDKITDLLNVTDLVLLDLKHIDEEAHLKLTGKSNERTLKLARWLSDHGRKMWVRLVYVPGIHDKEEDLLNLGRFIGTLNGVEKFEILPYHQMGVYKWEMLGKPYELEGVPSPSDEEVQRAYQLIEEGRKQTALV
- the yidD gene encoding membrane protein insertion efficiency factor YidD; the protein is MGIGRTAVQAPIKVYRKFISPLKPATCRFYPTCSAYALEAVEVHGPLKGSWLAAKRIARCHPFHPGGLDPVPPVQEKISSQEAARPT